A single window of Gossypium hirsutum isolate 1008001.06 chromosome A10, Gossypium_hirsutum_v2.1, whole genome shotgun sequence DNA harbors:
- the LOC107896933 gene encoding uncharacterized protein isoform X1 yields MKIYKLSNFAWWYVLLLCQSDLSLALSFNKKVEIRERDWCNVVTCHMDTEKAYVWRLQNFMIGEHILRPCPENPTPVKACAISACGNFAVLGTAGGWIERFNLQSGISRGSYVDTPKGSAHDGESAAERAIRETWEEAGVEVEVISPFAQLDIPLIGQTYVIFLAKLKKPQFSPGPESSECCLLELDDIPFDSLAFSSIFVTLNLGQYRVLRGRVNSVGFLLDERLIPYLELAGFESVALIRTFDLRYDLIFALVERWRSETHIFHLPYRECTITLEDIALQLGLPIDRNMVTGISLISRPATFCYELLGRSPSEGKFTSLRFSWLKANFEHLPSTANEWEVMQATRAYIMHLIGGVLMPDANGSVVHLMYLPLLSNLHNTRSYSWGSALLAMLYRELCRTTDPSTMDIGKCLILL; encoded by the exons atgaaaatttacaaactgTCTAATTTTGCATGGTGGTATGTTCTTTTGTTATGTCAAAGTGATCTAAGTTTGGCTCTCTCTTTCAATAAAAAAGTTGAAATCAGGGAACGAGATTGGTGCAATGTGGTTACATGCCATATGGATACTGAAAAGGCATATGTGTGGCGACTTCAAAATTTTATGATTGGTGAGCATATCCTGAGACCATGTCCTGAAAATCCAACTCCTGTAAAG GCCTGTGCCATCAGTGCTTGTGGTAATTTTGCGGTTCTAGGGACAGCAGGGGGTTGGATTGAGAGATTCAATCTCCAATCTGGAATAAGTCGAGGTAGTTATGTGGACACGCCAAAAGGAAGTGCTCATGATGGGGAGTCTGCTGCTGAAAGGGCAATAAGGGAAACATGGGAAGAGGCAGGTGTTGAAGTGGAAGTCATTTCCCCTTTTGCACAACTGGATATTCCCCTTATTGGACAA ACTTATGTAATCTTCTTGGCAAAGCTGAAGAAGCCCCAATTTTCACCAGGACCAGAATCATCCGAGTGCTGTCTCTTAGAATTGGATGACATTCCCTTTGATTCTttggcattttcttccatttttgttactttgaatttg GGCCAGTACCGCGTATTGAGAGGTCGTGTTAATAGTGTAGGGTTTCTGCTAGATGAACGCCTAATACCATACTTGGAATTAGCCGGGTTCGAATCAGTGGCATTGATCCGGACTTTTGATCTGCGATACGACTTGATTTTCGCTTTGGTCGAGCGATGGCGTTCGGagacccacatatttcatttgcCATACAGGGAGTGTACCATCACTCTAGAGGATATTGCACTACAGCTCGGGCTTCCCATCGATAGGAATATGGTCACGGGCATAAGTTTGATCTCTAGGCCGGCTACCTTTTGCTATGAATTACTTGGACGCTCGCCAAGTGAGGGGAAATTTACCAGTTTGAGGTTTTCATGgctaaaggccaattttgagcatttgccGAGTACTGCCAATGAATGGGAGGTGATGCAAGCCACTCGAGCCTACATTATGCACCttatagggggtgtactcatGCCGGATGCAAACGGCAGTGTGGTtcacttgatgtacttacccctaTTATCCAATTTGCATAACACCCGTTCATACAGTTGGGGGTCCGCATTGTTAGCCATGTTGTATCGCGAACTTTGTCGGACGACAGATCCTTCTACGATGGACATAGGCAAATGCCTCATACTGTTGTAG
- the LOC107896933 gene encoding dnaJ-like protein 1 isoform X3: MLQCGKRRSMEKDTSYYDILGVNVDASIPEIKKAYYLKARRVHPDKNPDDPKAADKFHDQQSRELSQDPISKRAKKLRMKEEELKLKPIIAFDCGMIFCYMLFYHLNLNENLQTV, encoded by the exons ATGCTT CAGTGTGGCAAGAGAAGATCAATGGAAAAAGACACTTCATATTATGATATATTGGGTGTCAATGTTGATGCATCTATACCTGAAATCAAGAAGGCTTATTACCTCAAA GCAAGGCGAGTTCACCCCGATAAAAATCCAGATGATCCGAAAGCTGCTGACAAATTTCAC GATCAGCAAAGCAGAGAGCTGTCTCAAGATCCCATATCTAAGCGAGCCAAGAAACTAAGAATGAAG GAGGAGGAACTGAAATTAAAGCCTATTATCGCATTTGATTGTGGTATGATCTTCTGCTATATGCTCTTTTATCAtttaaacttaaatgaaaatttgcaaACTGTCTAA
- the LOC107896933 gene encoding dnaJ-like protein 1 isoform X4 — MLCGKRRSMEKDTSYYDILGVNVDASIPEIKKAYYLKARRVHPDKNPDDPKAADKFHDQQSRELSQDPISKRAKKLRMKEEELKLKPIIAFDCGMIFCYMLFYHLNLNENLQTV; from the exons ATGCTT TGTGGCAAGAGAAGATCAATGGAAAAAGACACTTCATATTATGATATATTGGGTGTCAATGTTGATGCATCTATACCTGAAATCAAGAAGGCTTATTACCTCAAA GCAAGGCGAGTTCACCCCGATAAAAATCCAGATGATCCGAAAGCTGCTGACAAATTTCAC GATCAGCAAAGCAGAGAGCTGTCTCAAGATCCCATATCTAAGCGAGCCAAGAAACTAAGAATGAAG GAGGAGGAACTGAAATTAAAGCCTATTATCGCATTTGATTGTGGTATGATCTTCTGCTATATGCTCTTTTATCAtttaaacttaaatgaaaatttgcaaACTGTCTAA
- the LOC107896933 gene encoding protein MAIN-LIKE 2 isoform X2, which produces MDTEKAYVWRLQNFMIGEHILRPCPENPTPVKACAISACGNFAVLGTAGGWIERFNLQSGISRGSYVDTPKGSAHDGESAAERAIRETWEEAGVEVEVISPFAQLDIPLIGQTYVIFLAKLKKPQFSPGPESSECCLLELDDIPFDSLAFSSIFVTLNLGQYRVLRGRVNSVGFLLDERLIPYLELAGFESVALIRTFDLRYDLIFALVERWRSETHIFHLPYRECTITLEDIALQLGLPIDRNMVTGISLISRPATFCYELLGRSPSEGKFTSLRFSWLKANFEHLPSTANEWEVMQATRAYIMHLIGGVLMPDANGSVVHLMYLPLLSNLHNTRSYSWGSALLAMLYRELCRTTDPSTMDIGKCLILL; this is translated from the exons ATGGATACTGAAAAGGCATATGTGTGGCGACTTCAAAATTTTATGATTGGTGAGCATATCCTGAGACCATGTCCTGAAAATCCAACTCCTGTAAAG GCCTGTGCCATCAGTGCTTGTGGTAATTTTGCGGTTCTAGGGACAGCAGGGGGTTGGATTGAGAGATTCAATCTCCAATCTGGAATAAGTCGAGGTAGTTATGTGGACACGCCAAAAGGAAGTGCTCATGATGGGGAGTCTGCTGCTGAAAGGGCAATAAGGGAAACATGGGAAGAGGCAGGTGTTGAAGTGGAAGTCATTTCCCCTTTTGCACAACTGGATATTCCCCTTATTGGACAA ACTTATGTAATCTTCTTGGCAAAGCTGAAGAAGCCCCAATTTTCACCAGGACCAGAATCATCCGAGTGCTGTCTCTTAGAATTGGATGACATTCCCTTTGATTCTttggcattttcttccatttttgttactttgaatttg GGCCAGTACCGCGTATTGAGAGGTCGTGTTAATAGTGTAGGGTTTCTGCTAGATGAACGCCTAATACCATACTTGGAATTAGCCGGGTTCGAATCAGTGGCATTGATCCGGACTTTTGATCTGCGATACGACTTGATTTTCGCTTTGGTCGAGCGATGGCGTTCGGagacccacatatttcatttgcCATACAGGGAGTGTACCATCACTCTAGAGGATATTGCACTACAGCTCGGGCTTCCCATCGATAGGAATATGGTCACGGGCATAAGTTTGATCTCTAGGCCGGCTACCTTTTGCTATGAATTACTTGGACGCTCGCCAAGTGAGGGGAAATTTACCAGTTTGAGGTTTTCATGgctaaaggccaattttgagcatttgccGAGTACTGCCAATGAATGGGAGGTGATGCAAGCCACTCGAGCCTACATTATGCACCttatagggggtgtactcatGCCGGATGCAAACGGCAGTGTGGTtcacttgatgtacttacccctaTTATCCAATTTGCATAACACCCGTTCATACAGTTGGGGGTCCGCATTGTTAGCCATGTTGTATCGCGAACTTTGTCGGACGACAGATCCTTCTACGATGGACATAGGCAAATGCCTCATACTGTTGTAG
- the LOC107896933 gene encoding chaperone protein dnaJ 10 isoform X5: MLQCGKRRSMEKDTSYYDILGVNVDASIPEIKKAYYLKARRVHPDKNPDDPKAADKFHDQQSRELSQDPISKRAKKLRMKEEELKLKPIIAFDCVI, from the exons ATGCTT CAGTGTGGCAAGAGAAGATCAATGGAAAAAGACACTTCATATTATGATATATTGGGTGTCAATGTTGATGCATCTATACCTGAAATCAAGAAGGCTTATTACCTCAAA GCAAGGCGAGTTCACCCCGATAAAAATCCAGATGATCCGAAAGCTGCTGACAAATTTCAC GATCAGCAAAGCAGAGAGCTGTCTCAAGATCCCATATCTAAGCGAGCCAAGAAACTAAGAATGAAG GAGGAGGAACTGAAATTAAAGCCTATTATCGCATTTGATTGTG TGATCTAA
- the LOC107896933 gene encoding chaperone protein dnaJ 10 isoform X6 — MLCGKRRSMEKDTSYYDILGVNVDASIPEIKKAYYLKARRVHPDKNPDDPKAADKFHDQQSRELSQDPISKRAKKLRMKEEELKLKPIIAFDCVI, encoded by the exons ATGCTT TGTGGCAAGAGAAGATCAATGGAAAAAGACACTTCATATTATGATATATTGGGTGTCAATGTTGATGCATCTATACCTGAAATCAAGAAGGCTTATTACCTCAAA GCAAGGCGAGTTCACCCCGATAAAAATCCAGATGATCCGAAAGCTGCTGACAAATTTCAC GATCAGCAAAGCAGAGAGCTGTCTCAAGATCCCATATCTAAGCGAGCCAAGAAACTAAGAATGAAG GAGGAGGAACTGAAATTAAAGCCTATTATCGCATTTGATTGTG TGATCTAA